The proteins below are encoded in one region of Loxodonta africana isolate mLoxAfr1 chromosome 5, mLoxAfr1.hap2, whole genome shotgun sequence:
- the FGFRL1 gene encoding fibroblast growth factor receptor-like 1 isoform X2, translating into MTPSPALLLLLPPLLLGALPLAAAARGPPRMADKVVSRQVARLGRTVRLQCPVEGDPPPLTMWTKDGRTIHSGWSRFRVLPQGLKVKEVEREDAGTYVCKATNGFGSLSVNYTLIVMDDSSTGQEGPVPDGSAGGQEDPASKQWARPRFTQPSKMRRRVIARPVGSSVRLKCVASGHPRPDITWMKDDQALTRTEAGESKKKKWTLSLKNLRPEDSGKYTCRVSNRAGAINATYKVDVIQRTRSKPVLTGTHPVNTTVDFGGTTSFQCKVRSDVKPVIQWLKRVEYGSEGRYNSTIDVGGQKFVVLPTGEVWSRPDGSYLNKLLIARARQDDAGMYICLGANTMGYSFRSAFLTVLPDPKPPGPPVAPSSSTTSLPWPVVIGIPAGAVFILGTVLLWLCQTKKKPCTPAPAPPVPVHRLPGTARDRGGDKDLPVAAALCEDHGPPVAPQHLLGPGSAAGPKLYPKLYTDVHTHTHTHSHSHMEGKVHQHQHIHYQC; encoded by the exons ATGACGCCGAGCCCCgcgttgctgctgctgctgccgccgctgcTGCTGGGGGCCCTCCCGTTGGCCGCAGCCGCCCGAG GTCCCCCAAGGATGGCGGACAAGGTGGTGTCGAGGCAGGTGGCCCGGCTGGGCCGCACGGTTCGGCTGCAGTGCCCTGTGGAGGGAGACCCGCCGCCACTGACCATGTGGACCAAGGACGGCCGCACCATCCACAGTGGCTGGAGCCGCTTCCGTGTCCTGCCCCAGGGGCTGAAGGTGAAGGAGGTAGAGCGAGAGGACGCGGGAACATATGTGTGCAAAGCCACCAACGGCTTCGGCAGCCTCAGTGTCAACTACACACTCATTGTCATGG ATGACAGCAGCACAGGACAGGAGGGCCCAGTACCCGATGGCTCTGCTGGGGGCCAGGAGGACCCAGCCAGCAAGCAGTGGG CACGGCCCCGCTTCACTCAGCCCTCCAAGATGCGGCGCAGGGTGATTGCACGGCCTGTGGGGAGCTCCGTGCGGCTCAAGTGCGTGGCCAGCGGGCACCCGAGGCCAGATATTACATGGATGAAGGATGACCAGGCCTTGACACGCACAGAGGCTGGCGAGAGCAAGAAGAAGAAGTGGACGCTGAGCCTCAAGAACCTGCGGCCGGAGGACAGCGGCAAGTACACGTGCCGCGTGTCGAACCGGGCAGGCGCCATCAATGCCACCTACAAGGTGGACGTGATCC AGCGGACGCGCTCCAAGCCCGTGCTCACTGGCACGCACCCTGTGAACACAACGGTGGACTTTGGCGGCACGACCTCCTTCCAGTGCAAGGTCCGCAGCGATGTGAAGCCGGTGATCCAGTGGCTGAAGCGGGTGGAGTACGGCTCCGAGGGCCGCTACAACTCCACTATCGATGTGGGTGGCCAGAAATTCGTGGTGCTGCCCACGGGTGAGGTGTGGTCGAGGCCCGACGGCTCCTACCTCAACAAGCTGCTCATTGCCCGCGCCCGCCAGGACGACGCCGGCATGTACATCTGCCTGGGTGCCAACACCATGGGCTATAGCTTCCGCAGCGCATTCCTCACCGTGCTGCCAG ACCCAAAGCCACCGGGGCCGCCCGTGGCACCCTCGTCCTCGACCACTAGCCTGCCATGGCCCGTGGTCATCGGCATCCCAGCTGGTGCTGTCTTCATCCTGGGCACCGTGCTCCTGTGGCTCTGCCAAACCAAGAAGAAGCCATGTACACCAGCTCCCGCCCCTCCTGTCCCCGTGCATCGCCTGCCCGGGACAGCCCGCGACCGTGGAGGGGACAAGGACCTGCCTGTGGCCGCAGCCCTGTGTGAAGATCATGGGCCCCCTGTAGCTCCCCAGCACCTGCTGGGCCCCGGCTCGGCTGCCGGCCCCAAGCTCTACCCCAAACTTTACACGGACGTGCACACGCACACGCATACGCACTCGCACTCACACATGGAGGGCAAGGTCCACCAGCATCAGCACATCCATTACCAGTGCTAG
- the FGFRL1 gene encoding fibroblast growth factor receptor-like 1 isoform X1 yields MTPSPALLLLLPPLLLGALPLAAAARETCLPRTWCSEGPPRMADKVVSRQVARLGRTVRLQCPVEGDPPPLTMWTKDGRTIHSGWSRFRVLPQGLKVKEVEREDAGTYVCKATNGFGSLSVNYTLIVMDDSSTGQEGPVPDGSAGGQEDPASKQWARPRFTQPSKMRRRVIARPVGSSVRLKCVASGHPRPDITWMKDDQALTRTEAGESKKKKWTLSLKNLRPEDSGKYTCRVSNRAGAINATYKVDVIQRTRSKPVLTGTHPVNTTVDFGGTTSFQCKVRSDVKPVIQWLKRVEYGSEGRYNSTIDVGGQKFVVLPTGEVWSRPDGSYLNKLLIARARQDDAGMYICLGANTMGYSFRSAFLTVLPDPKPPGPPVAPSSSTTSLPWPVVIGIPAGAVFILGTVLLWLCQTKKKPCTPAPAPPVPVHRLPGTARDRGGDKDLPVAAALCEDHGPPVAPQHLLGPGSAAGPKLYPKLYTDVHTHTHTHSHSHMEGKVHQHQHIHYQC; encoded by the exons ATGACGCCGAGCCCCgcgttgctgctgctgctgccgccgctgcTGCTGGGGGCCCTCCCGTTGGCCGCAGCCGCCCGAG AAACCTGCCTTCCCAGGACATGGTGCAGTGAAG GTCCCCCAAGGATGGCGGACAAGGTGGTGTCGAGGCAGGTGGCCCGGCTGGGCCGCACGGTTCGGCTGCAGTGCCCTGTGGAGGGAGACCCGCCGCCACTGACCATGTGGACCAAGGACGGCCGCACCATCCACAGTGGCTGGAGCCGCTTCCGTGTCCTGCCCCAGGGGCTGAAGGTGAAGGAGGTAGAGCGAGAGGACGCGGGAACATATGTGTGCAAAGCCACCAACGGCTTCGGCAGCCTCAGTGTCAACTACACACTCATTGTCATGG ATGACAGCAGCACAGGACAGGAGGGCCCAGTACCCGATGGCTCTGCTGGGGGCCAGGAGGACCCAGCCAGCAAGCAGTGGG CACGGCCCCGCTTCACTCAGCCCTCCAAGATGCGGCGCAGGGTGATTGCACGGCCTGTGGGGAGCTCCGTGCGGCTCAAGTGCGTGGCCAGCGGGCACCCGAGGCCAGATATTACATGGATGAAGGATGACCAGGCCTTGACACGCACAGAGGCTGGCGAGAGCAAGAAGAAGAAGTGGACGCTGAGCCTCAAGAACCTGCGGCCGGAGGACAGCGGCAAGTACACGTGCCGCGTGTCGAACCGGGCAGGCGCCATCAATGCCACCTACAAGGTGGACGTGATCC AGCGGACGCGCTCCAAGCCCGTGCTCACTGGCACGCACCCTGTGAACACAACGGTGGACTTTGGCGGCACGACCTCCTTCCAGTGCAAGGTCCGCAGCGATGTGAAGCCGGTGATCCAGTGGCTGAAGCGGGTGGAGTACGGCTCCGAGGGCCGCTACAACTCCACTATCGATGTGGGTGGCCAGAAATTCGTGGTGCTGCCCACGGGTGAGGTGTGGTCGAGGCCCGACGGCTCCTACCTCAACAAGCTGCTCATTGCCCGCGCCCGCCAGGACGACGCCGGCATGTACATCTGCCTGGGTGCCAACACCATGGGCTATAGCTTCCGCAGCGCATTCCTCACCGTGCTGCCAG ACCCAAAGCCACCGGGGCCGCCCGTGGCACCCTCGTCCTCGACCACTAGCCTGCCATGGCCCGTGGTCATCGGCATCCCAGCTGGTGCTGTCTTCATCCTGGGCACCGTGCTCCTGTGGCTCTGCCAAACCAAGAAGAAGCCATGTACACCAGCTCCCGCCCCTCCTGTCCCCGTGCATCGCCTGCCCGGGACAGCCCGCGACCGTGGAGGGGACAAGGACCTGCCTGTGGCCGCAGCCCTGTGTGAAGATCATGGGCCCCCTGTAGCTCCCCAGCACCTGCTGGGCCCCGGCTCGGCTGCCGGCCCCAAGCTCTACCCCAAACTTTACACGGACGTGCACACGCACACGCATACGCACTCGCACTCACACATGGAGGGCAAGGTCCACCAGCATCAGCACATCCATTACCAGTGCTAG